One part of the Rutidosis leptorrhynchoides isolate AG116_Rl617_1_P2 chromosome 1, CSIRO_AGI_Rlap_v1, whole genome shotgun sequence genome encodes these proteins:
- the LOC139893377 gene encoding uncharacterized protein, with protein sequence MLRCIELELELVDDDDSTCTRTVPIEFCVVHFYSCYNAFLGLVTLQKFGADPSTVHNMIKFPTYQGIATIRTESRRVICASVTPPEPLPMIDEQVRSSSILVNLKYPDKSIQIGGNLSNEIKIQLLDTLVANMDVFAWCERDMTRVPRSIAEHKLNANPNLTLVRQKKRPMASKRNGSWRMCVDFKDINKACPKDNYHVPEIDWKVESLSGFRLKNVRATYQRVLDVAFKDQIGRNLEAYIDDLVIKSNTEVQLLSDILETFNSLWKINMKLNPTKCSFRDEEGTFLEHIFTPRGIKANPRRSKMCNE encoded by the exons ATGTTGAGATGCATCGAGCTTGAATTAGAGTTGGTCGATGATGATGATTCAACTTGCACACGAACTGTCCCCATCGAATTCTGTGTGGTCCATTTTTATTCATGCTATAATGCATTCCTTGGGCTAGTAACTTTGCAGAAATTTGGTGCCGATCCCTCTACAGTTCACAATATGATTAAGTTTCCTACTTACCAAGGTATTGCTACCATCCGGACGGAGTCTAGAAGGGTAATATGTGCCTCGGTAACTCCACCTGAACCACTACCAATGATTGATGAGCAAGTACGAAGTAGTTCCATTCTCGTTAATCTAAAGTATCCGGACAAGAGCATTCAAATTGGGGGCAACCTCTCTAACGAAATCAAAATTCAGCTGCTCGACACACTTGTAGCTAACATGGATGTTTTTGCATGGTGCGAACGTGATATGACTAGGGTTCCGCGAAGTATCGCCGAGCACAAGCTAAACGCGAATCCAAACTTGACTCTAGTGCGCCAGAAGAAGCGGCCAATGGCTTCTAAAAGAA ATGGCTCATGGCGCATGTGTGTCGATTTCAAGGACATCAACAAGGCGTGCCCCAAGGATAACTATCATGTACCTGAAATCGACTGGAAAGTTGAGTCTCTTTCTGGTTTCAG GTTGAAAAATGTGCGGGCAACATATCAGAGAGTACTGGATGTGGCATTCAAGGATCAAATCGGAAGAAATCTTGAAGCTTATATAGATGATTTGGTCATCAAGAGCAACACAGAGGTACAGTTGTTATCCGATATCTTGGAGACGTTCAACTCTCTGTGGAAAATCAATATGAAACTTAATCCTACGAAGTGCAGCTTTAGGGATGAAGAAGGCACGTTCTTGGAGCATATATTTACGCCAAGAGGAATCAAGGCTAATCCAAGAAGATCAAAGATGTGCAACGAATGA